In one window of Dyella thiooxydans DNA:
- a CDS encoding alpha-amylase family glycosyl hydrolase yields the protein MSADRQAEGAQRFDRAGEALVDRLASLYGERGDFAEWLGDLCQALGTLAVARPHDLAALDRQRESRPDWFIEQRMLGYSAYVDRFGGTLAGVAGRIPHLARLGVDYLHLLPFLRARSGDSDGGFAVASFDEVEPAYGSMADLEALTAQLREAGISLCSDLVLNHVADDHAWARAAMAGDADKRAFFHVFADRARADAYEATLGEVFPQAAPGNFTHVPAMGGWVWTTFYPFQWDLNYAHPPVFAEMAQAMLRLANRGVEVFRLDSAPFLWKRPGTNCLNQPEVHVVLAALRACATLVAPGVLLKAEAIVPVEQVMPYFGEGDRRGQECQLAYHSGLMASAWAALAEGDAALPRQLLARTPATPPGTGWITYVRCHDDIVWNVLRPLVESAGGDFHQRIGRAAAFLEGRVPGSFARGAAFQAGDDDAIHGSNGMAAALVGLPDDPHVAPDPAAVRRFVLMHALALWVGAVPLLYMGDELGQGNNADPADRGRIAADGRWLQRPHLSAAAMAALEQQRGVPATTFAALRALVAARRRPGFPAREAVQVVDAGHPGLLALRRGPGALALFHFGREPVAVDLAALGLPADARGAISSGVEDTGRLRTLAPWATLWIIPEREPGDA from the coding sequence ATGTCCGCCGACCGCCAGGCCGAGGGGGCGCAGCGATTCGACCGCGCCGGCGAGGCACTGGTCGACCGCCTCGCCTCGCTCTATGGCGAGCGCGGGGATTTCGCCGAGTGGCTCGGCGACTTGTGCCAGGCGCTGGGTACGCTCGCGGTGGCGCGGCCGCACGACCTGGCCGCGCTGGACCGCCAGCGCGAGTCGCGGCCGGACTGGTTCATCGAGCAGCGCATGCTGGGCTACTCGGCCTACGTGGACCGCTTCGGCGGCACGCTGGCCGGCGTCGCCGGGCGGATTCCCCATCTGGCCCGGCTCGGCGTGGACTACCTGCACCTGCTGCCGTTCCTGCGCGCGCGCAGCGGCGACAGCGACGGCGGCTTCGCCGTGGCCAGCTTCGACGAGGTGGAGCCGGCCTACGGCAGCATGGCCGACCTGGAGGCGCTCACCGCGCAGCTGCGCGAGGCCGGCATCAGCCTGTGCTCGGACCTGGTGCTCAACCATGTCGCCGACGACCACGCCTGGGCCCGCGCGGCGATGGCCGGCGATGCGGACAAGCGGGCGTTCTTCCACGTGTTCGCCGACCGCGCGCGGGCGGACGCCTACGAGGCCACGCTGGGTGAGGTGTTCCCGCAGGCCGCGCCGGGCAACTTCACCCACGTGCCGGCGATGGGTGGCTGGGTGTGGACCACGTTCTATCCGTTCCAGTGGGACCTCAACTACGCGCACCCGCCGGTGTTCGCCGAGATGGCGCAGGCGATGCTGCGGCTGGCCAACCGCGGCGTGGAGGTGTTCCGGCTCGATTCGGCGCCGTTCCTGTGGAAGCGGCCCGGTACGAACTGCCTCAATCAGCCCGAGGTGCACGTGGTGCTGGCCGCCCTGCGCGCCTGCGCCACGCTGGTGGCGCCGGGCGTGCTGCTGAAGGCCGAGGCGATCGTCCCGGTCGAGCAGGTGATGCCGTATTTCGGCGAGGGCGACCGACGCGGTCAGGAGTGCCAGCTCGCCTATCACAGCGGGCTGATGGCCAGCGCGTGGGCGGCCCTGGCCGAAGGCGACGCGGCGCTGCCGCGGCAGCTGCTGGCCCGCACGCCGGCGACCCCGCCGGGCACCGGCTGGATCACCTACGTACGCTGCCACGACGACATCGTGTGGAACGTGCTGCGCCCGCTGGTGGAATCGGCGGGCGGGGATTTCCATCAGCGGATCGGCCGCGCAGCGGCGTTCCTCGAGGGCCGGGTGCCGGGCAGCTTCGCCCGTGGCGCGGCGTTCCAGGCTGGCGACGACGACGCGATCCACGGCAGCAACGGCATGGCCGCGGCGCTGGTCGGCTTGCCGGACGATCCGCACGTGGCACCGGACCCGGCGGCCGTGCGCCGCTTCGTGCTGATGCACGCGCTGGCCCTGTGGGTCGGCGCGGTGCCGCTGCTGTACATGGGCGACGAACTGGGCCAGGGCAACAACGCCGACCCGGCCGACCGCGGGCGCATCGCCGCGGACGGTCGCTGGCTGCAGCGGCCGCACCTGTCGGCCGCGGCGATGGCGGCGCTGGAGCAGCAGCGCGGCGTGCCCGCCACCACCTTCGCGGCGCTGCGGGCGCTGGTCGCGGCGCGGCGACGGCCCGGCTTCCCGGCGCGCGAAGCGGTGCAGGTGGTCGATGCCGGTCACCCCGGCCTGCTCGCGCTGCGGCGCGGACCGGGCGCGCTGGCGCTGTTCCACTTCGGCCGCGAGCCGGTGGCGGTGGACCTGGCGGCGCTCGGCCTGCCGGCAGATGCGCGCGGCGCGATCTCCAGCGGCGTGGAGGACACCGGCCGCCTGCGCACGCTGGCGCCGTGGGCCACGCTGTGGATCATTCCGGAACGGGAGCCGGGCGATGCGTGA
- a CDS encoding ribonuclease H-like domain-containing protein, translated as MSALRDRLRGLRAQAGQAVAAPAPVPAPRKTTTEDLRWLLGVRARSHARPSTPFPARDRELFGEEIAPGLRYTEEHVDWPGPPASIDTRFARREDHIDPARLLHFDTETTGLAGGTGTRAFMIGAADWQNGRLRLRQLTITTMAAEPAMLRSFAGWLDPQRVLVSYNGKCYDAPLLATRYRLARLANPLAGLDHLDLLHPVRRHWKGHWENCRLATAERQLLGVLREDDLPGSEAPAAWLTYLRGGPATNLRRVAAHNAQDLKSLAGVLLRLSALGGAGADRPS; from the coding sequence GTGAGCGCGCTGCGCGATCGCCTGCGCGGCCTGCGCGCGCAGGCCGGCCAGGCCGTGGCGGCACCGGCGCCAGTGCCCGCGCCGCGCAAGACCACCACCGAGGACCTGCGCTGGCTGCTCGGCGTGCGCGCCCGCTCGCACGCGCGACCGAGCACGCCCTTCCCCGCACGCGACCGCGAGCTGTTCGGCGAGGAGATCGCCCCCGGCCTGCGCTACACCGAGGAACACGTCGACTGGCCCGGCCCGCCCGCGTCCATCGACACCCGCTTCGCCCGGCGCGAGGACCACATCGACCCGGCGCGCCTGCTGCACTTCGACACCGAGACCACCGGGCTGGCCGGCGGCACCGGCACGCGCGCCTTCATGATCGGTGCCGCGGATTGGCAGAACGGCCGGCTGCGGCTGCGCCAGCTCACCATCACCACGATGGCCGCCGAGCCGGCGATGCTGCGCTCCTTCGCCGGCTGGCTCGACCCGCAGCGCGTGCTCGTGAGCTACAACGGCAAGTGCTACGACGCGCCATTGCTGGCCACGCGCTACCGCCTCGCGCGGCTGGCCAATCCGCTGGCCGGGCTCGATCACCTGGACCTGCTGCATCCGGTGCGTCGGCACTGGAAGGGCCATTGGGAGAACTGCCGCCTCGCCACCGCCGAACGCCAGCTGCTCGGCGTGCTGCGCGAGGACGACCTGCCCGGGTCCGAGGCCCCGGCCGCCTGGCTCACCTACCTGCGTGGCGGGCCAGCGACCAACCTGCGCCGGGTCGCCGCGCACAACGCGCAGGACCTGAAGAGCCTGGCCGGGGTGCTGTTGCGGCTGTCGGCACTGGGCGGGGCGGGCGCGGACAGGCCAAGCTAG
- the glnA gene encoding type I glutamate--ammonia ligase, whose protein sequence is MSVAKVLDLIQEHDVEFVDFRFVDMLGKQHHVTFPAHAIDESTFEDGKMFDGSSISGWKGINESDMILMPDADTAYIDPFSGHPQLVLHCDVLEPSTMQAYGRDPRSIAKRAEAFLKSTGVADTAFFGPEPEFFIFDSVRWQNDMGRVFYEIESEEASWSSRFKYDEGNTGHRPGVKGGYFPVSPVDSLGDLRADMCKVLEALGQTVEVHHHEVANAGQCEIGVKFNTLVKKADELITLKYVIKNVAHQNGKTVTFMPKPIVGDNGSGMHVHQSLSKDGNNLFAGDLYGGLSQTALWYIGGIFKHAKAINAFSNSGTNSYKRLVPGFEAPVMLAYSARNRSASCRIPYVSSPKGRRIEVRFPDPLQSGYLTFTALMMAGLDGILNKIDPGAPSDKDLYDLPPEEEKNIPQVCSSLDAALEALDKDREFLKAGGVFTDDFIDAYIELKMKEVTAYRASTHPLEFQMYYAI, encoded by the coding sequence ATGTCCGTTGCCAAAGTGCTTGACCTGATCCAGGAGCATGACGTCGAGTTCGTCGACTTCCGCTTCGTCGACATGCTGGGCAAGCAGCACCACGTCACCTTCCCGGCCCACGCCATCGACGAGAGCACCTTCGAGGACGGCAAGATGTTCGACGGCTCGTCGATCTCGGGCTGGAAGGGCATCAACGAGTCGGACATGATCCTGATGCCCGATGCCGACACCGCCTACATCGACCCGTTCAGCGGCCACCCGCAGCTGGTGCTCCACTGCGACGTGCTCGAGCCCTCGACCATGCAGGCCTACGGCCGCGACCCGCGCTCGATCGCCAAGCGCGCCGAGGCGTTCCTGAAGTCCACCGGCGTGGCCGACACGGCGTTCTTCGGTCCGGAGCCGGAATTCTTCATCTTCGACTCGGTGCGCTGGCAGAACGACATGGGCCGCGTGTTCTACGAGATCGAGTCCGAGGAAGCTTCCTGGAGCTCGCGCTTCAAGTACGACGAGGGCAACACCGGCCACCGTCCGGGCGTGAAGGGCGGCTACTTCCCGGTCAGCCCGGTCGACTCGCTGGGCGACCTGCGCGCCGACATGTGCAAGGTGCTCGAGGCGCTTGGCCAGACGGTCGAGGTGCACCACCACGAGGTGGCCAACGCCGGCCAGTGCGAGATCGGCGTGAAGTTCAACACGCTGGTGAAGAAGGCCGACGAGCTGATCACCCTGAAGTACGTGATCAAGAACGTCGCCCACCAGAACGGCAAGACCGTCACCTTCATGCCCAAGCCGATCGTCGGCGACAACGGCAGCGGCATGCACGTGCACCAGTCGCTGTCGAAGGACGGCAACAACCTGTTCGCCGGCGACCTGTACGGCGGCCTGAGCCAGACCGCGCTGTGGTACATCGGCGGCATCTTCAAGCACGCCAAGGCGATCAACGCGTTCTCCAACTCCGGCACCAACAGCTACAAGCGCCTGGTGCCGGGCTTCGAGGCGCCGGTGATGCTGGCCTACTCGGCCCGCAACCGTTCGGCCAGCTGCCGCATCCCGTACGTGTCCAGCCCGAAGGGCCGTCGCATCGAGGTGCGCTTCCCCGATCCGCTGCAGTCCGGCTACCTCACCTTCACCGCGCTGATGATGGCCGGCCTGGACGGCATCCTGAACAAGATCGACCCGGGTGCGCCGTCGGACAAGGACCTGTACGACCTGCCGCCGGAAGAGGAGAAGAACATCCCGCAGGTGTGCTCCAGCCTCGACGCCGCGCTGGAAGCGCTGGACAAGGATCGCGAGTTCCTCAAGGCTGGTGGCGTGTTCACCGACGACTTCATCGATGCCTATATCGAGCTGAAGATGAAGGAAGTCACCGCCTACCGCGCCAGCACCCACCCGCTGGAGTTCCAGATGTACTACGCGATCTGA
- a CDS encoding MFS transporter, whose translation MTMHKPRLAFWQIVNMNVGFFGIQFSFGLQQSNMSPIYKYLGANDATLPYLWLAGPITGLLVQPLIGAMSDRTDSRFGRRTPYFLIGALICSLCLLAMPFSPALWVAASLLWILDAANNVTMEPYRAFVSDRLDASQHSAGFLTQSAFTGLSQTLAYLTPSLLVFAGLDLTATNAHGIPYAVVTAFVIGAVFSIGSVGWSAWTTPELPLDAAERAALRARPRSLRATLAEIVDAVRQMPPTMRQLAVMMLCQWYAMFCYWEYITLSLARTLYGSTDAGSAGFGEAVLVTGRIGGFYNAVAFVAALAMLPLARRMGAPVLHAICLTLGGLGLLALPLIHDPWWLLLPMLGLGLTWASLMGNPYAMLAGCIPPERAGVYMGIFNGFIVLPMLIQILTVPLLYHRVLGDNPENVIRLAGIGLLAAALLALRVKRPAH comes from the coding sequence ATGACGATGCACAAGCCACGCCTCGCGTTCTGGCAGATCGTCAACATGAACGTCGGGTTCTTCGGCATCCAGTTCAGCTTCGGGCTGCAGCAGAGCAACATGAGCCCGATCTACAAGTACCTGGGCGCGAACGACGCCACCCTGCCCTACCTGTGGCTGGCCGGGCCGATCACCGGCCTGCTGGTGCAGCCGCTGATCGGCGCGATGAGCGACCGCACCGACAGCCGCTTCGGCCGGCGCACGCCGTACTTCCTGATCGGCGCGCTGATCTGCAGCCTGTGCCTGCTGGCGATGCCGTTCAGTCCGGCGCTGTGGGTGGCGGCCAGCCTGCTGTGGATCCTTGACGCGGCCAACAACGTGACGATGGAGCCGTACCGCGCCTTCGTCAGCGACCGCCTCGACGCCTCCCAGCACAGCGCCGGCTTCCTCACCCAGAGCGCGTTCACCGGGCTGTCGCAGACGCTGGCCTACCTCACCCCGTCGCTGCTGGTGTTCGCCGGGCTCGACCTGACCGCCACCAACGCGCACGGCATCCCGTATGCGGTGGTGACCGCGTTCGTGATCGGCGCGGTGTTCTCGATCGGTTCGGTCGGCTGGTCGGCGTGGACCACGCCGGAGCTGCCGCTGGACGCGGCCGAGCGCGCCGCCCTGCGCGCACGGCCGCGCTCGCTGCGCGCCACGCTGGCGGAGATCGTCGACGCGGTCCGGCAGATGCCGCCGACCATGCGCCAGCTCGCGGTGATGATGCTGTGCCAGTGGTACGCGATGTTCTGCTACTGGGAATACATCACGCTGTCGCTGGCGCGCACGCTCTACGGCAGCACCGACGCCGGCTCGGCCGGCTTCGGCGAGGCGGTGCTGGTCACCGGGCGCATCGGCGGCTTCTACAACGCGGTGGCGTTCGTCGCGGCGCTGGCGATGCTGCCGCTGGCGCGACGGATGGGCGCGCCGGTGCTGCACGCGATCTGCCTCACCCTCGGCGGCCTCGGCCTGCTGGCGCTGCCGCTGATCCACGATCCGTGGTGGCTGCTGCTGCCGATGCTCGGCCTGGGCCTGACCTGGGCCAGCCTGATGGGCAACCCCTACGCGATGCTCGCCGGCTGCATCCCGCCGGAGCGCGCCGGCGTGTACATGGGCATCTTCAACGGCTTCATCGTGCTGCCGATGCTGATCCAGATCCTCACCGTGCCGCTGCTCTACCACCGCGTGCTGGGCGACAACCCGGAGAACGTGATCCGGCTGGCCGGCATCGGCCTGCTCGCCGCGGCGCTGCTGGCGCTGCGCGTGAAGCGCCCGGCGCACTGA
- a CDS encoding PfkB family carbohydrate kinase has product MREPSRPLVFGEALVDAFADGVVPGGAPFNVACHLAALGCLPRLVTRLGRDPAGDALRAAAARFGLSLDDARADAETARVLVHEQPQGHAFEIPDAQAFDRIDAADAVAVAQRVGPGAWLYFGTLALRAGPSRQALAAIRTTLSHRAYVDLNWREAGPAPSVILDLLRDIRVLKLSDDELGRLLGWLDLDGPAEVPVPGDRDAGIAALCERTGARTLLVTHGGEGAVAWDAGGHCTARAPAPPLARIVDTVGAGDAFSGMMLAGLAQGEAAEAVLERAVAFASASCGWRGALPADPAVYARWRRPAHHADSGEATA; this is encoded by the coding sequence ATGCGTGAACCCTCGCGGCCGCTGGTATTCGGCGAGGCGCTGGTGGACGCCTTCGCCGACGGCGTGGTGCCCGGCGGCGCACCGTTCAACGTGGCCTGCCACCTGGCGGCGCTGGGTTGTCTGCCACGGCTGGTGACGCGGCTTGGCCGCGATCCGGCGGGCGACGCGCTGCGCGCCGCCGCCGCGCGCTTCGGGCTGTCGCTGGACGATGCGCGGGCGGATGCGGAGACCGCACGCGTGCTCGTCCACGAGCAGCCGCAAGGGCACGCGTTCGAGATTCCCGACGCGCAGGCGTTCGACCGCATCGACGCGGCCGACGCGGTGGCGGTCGCGCAGCGCGTAGGGCCCGGCGCCTGGTTGTACTTCGGCACGCTGGCGCTGCGTGCCGGCCCGTCGCGCCAGGCGCTGGCGGCGATCCGCACGACGCTGTCGCACCGCGCCTACGTCGACCTCAACTGGCGCGAGGCAGGGCCTGCGCCGTCGGTGATCCTCGATCTGCTGCGCGACATCCGCGTGCTCAAGCTCAGCGACGACGAACTGGGGCGGCTGCTCGGCTGGCTCGATCTCGATGGCCCCGCCGAAGTGCCCGTGCCGGGCGACCGCGACGCCGGTATCGCCGCGCTGTGCGAGCGCACCGGCGCGCGCACGCTGCTGGTGACCCACGGTGGCGAGGGTGCCGTCGCCTGGGACGCCGGAGGGCATTGCACGGCCCGCGCGCCGGCACCGCCGCTGGCGCGGATCGTCGACACCGTCGGCGCCGGCGACGCTTTCAGCGGCATGATGCTGGCCGGGCTGGCGCAGGGCGAGGCCGCCGAGGCGGTGCTGGAGCGGGCGGTGGCCTTCGCCAGCGCCAGCTGCGGCTGGCGCGGCGCGCTGCCGGCCGATCCGGCCGTGTACGCTCGCTGGCGCAGGCCGGCCCATCATGCCGACTCCGGGGAAGCCACCGCATGA
- a CDS encoding TonB-dependent receptor, whose amino-acid sequence MNKHAVRKHALAVAVALALLPALAMGQDAAGDARPGKGDTSTAKAEKKAVNLDQMVVTASPGALSKMSSSISVSSLEADQLADSGAQSASDILRDVPGIRAESSGGEGNANISVRGLPVASGGGKFVQFQVDGMPVLEFGDIAFATPDTFLRPDFNIDHVEVVRGGSSSVFASNAPGAVFNFITKTGQEKGGDIGLTTGLNYDSKRLDFDYGQPVSDSTRFHFGGFLRSGEGPKSVDYTAQSGGQLMANVTHDIDGGFLRLSAQLLDDKAPVYLPVPVSITGSNGNPTVRSLPGFNLRDGALQSPYFLRDLAIDANGNRKVTDLSDGYHSKVRAFGGEGKFDLGDQWTLHEQFRIASNSGDFVGPYPAEVNTASALAQEIGGAGATLAYATGPNAGQPVAAGAVGGNGLATRVHLFNVTLPNMDNATNDIKLKRDFQLDSGPLSLLLGYYHSRQDIVQDWHWNTYLETVQGKDASLLDVYDANGNKLTQNGLVAYGTPYWGNCCVRSYDAHYDTDAPYVSLSWQPGAWQIDAGLRYDRMRARGSYAGASGVTPIDVNNDGTLQVPEQTVPVVDNNAAKPIRYTKSHLEYSFGANYLLTDELALFGRASRGARFNADRLLFGGGLLDNGTAPDGVAVNVVKQYEGGVKWNTRHTSLFVTAFYATTQEQNQDVTSQTQSLISRNYKAHGLEVEGSVDYGSFSVRGGVTWTHSRITRDAITPANVGNVPQRQATWVYQLAPTWHVGDFDLGATVLGTTKSYATNPNGLVMPGYTQVNAFARYNVNDRNAITLQADNLFNATGLTEIDQSPGSVTANGLNTARSILGRTIYASWHYRL is encoded by the coding sequence ATGAACAAGCACGCTGTCCGCAAGCACGCGCTCGCCGTCGCCGTGGCGCTGGCCCTGCTGCCGGCCCTGGCGATGGGCCAGGATGCCGCGGGTGACGCCCGGCCGGGCAAGGGCGACACATCCACCGCCAAGGCCGAGAAGAAGGCGGTCAACCTCGACCAGATGGTGGTCACCGCCTCGCCGGGCGCGCTGAGCAAGATGAGCTCGAGCATCTCGGTGAGCTCGCTGGAGGCCGACCAGCTGGCCGACAGCGGCGCGCAGAGCGCCTCGGACATCCTGCGCGACGTGCCCGGCATCCGCGCCGAGTCGTCCGGCGGCGAGGGCAACGCCAACATCTCGGTGCGCGGCCTGCCGGTGGCCTCCGGCGGCGGCAAGTTCGTGCAGTTCCAGGTGGACGGCATGCCGGTGCTGGAGTTTGGCGACATCGCCTTCGCCACGCCGGACACCTTCCTGCGCCCGGACTTCAACATCGACCACGTCGAGGTGGTGCGCGGCGGCTCCTCGTCGGTGTTCGCCAGCAACGCGCCCGGCGCGGTGTTCAACTTCATCACCAAGACCGGCCAGGAAAAGGGCGGCGACATCGGCCTCACCACCGGCCTGAACTACGACAGCAAGCGGCTGGACTTCGACTACGGCCAGCCGGTGAGCGACAGCACCCGCTTCCACTTCGGCGGCTTCCTGCGCAGCGGCGAGGGCCCGAAGAGCGTGGACTACACCGCGCAGTCCGGCGGCCAGCTGATGGCCAACGTCACCCACGACATCGACGGTGGCTTCCTGCGTCTGAGCGCGCAACTGCTGGACGACAAGGCACCGGTGTACCTGCCGGTGCCGGTGTCGATCACCGGCAGCAACGGCAACCCGACGGTGCGCTCGCTGCCGGGCTTCAACCTGCGCGACGGCGCGCTGCAGTCGCCGTACTTCCTGCGCGACCTGGCGATCGACGCGAACGGCAACCGCAAGGTCACCGACCTGTCCGATGGCTACCACTCCAAGGTCCGCGCGTTCGGCGGCGAGGGCAAGTTCGACCTCGGCGACCAGTGGACCCTGCACGAGCAGTTCCGCATCGCTTCCAACAGCGGCGACTTCGTCGGCCCCTACCCGGCCGAAGTGAACACCGCCAGCGCGCTGGCGCAGGAGATCGGCGGCGCCGGCGCCACCCTGGCCTACGCCACCGGCCCCAACGCCGGCCAGCCGGTGGCCGCCGGCGCGGTGGGCGGCAACGGCCTGGCCACGCGGGTGCACCTGTTCAACGTGACGCTGCCGAACATGGACAACGCCACCAACGACATCAAGCTCAAGCGCGACTTCCAGCTCGACAGCGGCCCGCTGTCGCTGCTGCTGGGCTACTACCACTCGCGCCAGGACATCGTGCAGGACTGGCACTGGAACACCTACCTGGAAACCGTGCAGGGCAAGGACGCGAGCCTGCTCGACGTCTACGACGCCAACGGCAACAAGCTCACCCAGAACGGGCTGGTCGCCTACGGCACGCCGTACTGGGGCAACTGCTGCGTACGCTCGTACGACGCGCACTACGACACCGACGCGCCGTACGTCTCGCTATCGTGGCAGCCGGGCGCCTGGCAGATCGACGCGGGCCTGCGCTACGACCGCATGCGGGCGCGTGGCAGCTACGCCGGCGCCAGCGGCGTGACCCCGATCGACGTGAACAACGACGGCACCCTGCAGGTGCCTGAGCAGACCGTGCCGGTGGTGGACAACAACGCCGCCAAGCCGATCCGCTACACCAAGAGCCACCTGGAATACTCGTTCGGCGCGAACTACCTGCTCACCGACGAACTGGCCCTGTTCGGCCGCGCCAGCCGCGGCGCGCGCTTCAACGCCGACCGCCTGCTGTTCGGCGGCGGCCTGCTCGACAACGGCACCGCGCCCGACGGCGTGGCGGTGAACGTGGTCAAGCAGTACGAGGGCGGCGTGAAGTGGAACACCCGCCACACCAGCCTGTTCGTCACCGCGTTCTATGCCACCACGCAGGAGCAGAACCAGGACGTCACCTCGCAGACGCAGTCGCTGATCAGCCGCAACTACAAGGCGCACGGCCTGGAGGTGGAAGGCTCGGTCGACTACGGCAGCTTCAGCGTGCGCGGCGGCGTCACCTGGACCCACTCGCGCATCACCAGGGACGCGATCACCCCGGCCAACGTCGGCAACGTGCCGCAGCGCCAGGCCACCTGGGTGTACCAGCTGGCGCCGACCTGGCACGTGGGCGACTTCGACCTCGGCGCCACCGTGCTGGGCACCACCAAGTCGTACGCGACCAACCCGAACGGGCTGGTGATGCCGGGCTACACCCAGGTGAACGCGTTCGCCCGCTACAACGTCAACGACCGCAACGCGATCACGCTGCAGGCCGACAACCTGTTCAACGCCACCGGCCTGACCGAGATCGACCAGAGCCCTGGCAGCGTCACCGCGAACGGCCTGAACACCGCGCGCTCGATCCTCGGCCGCACCATCTACGCCAGCTGGCACTACCGCCTGTGA
- a CDS encoding LacI family DNA-binding transcriptional regulator, with protein MNRRGTPPDPRKRMQMADLARLAGVSASTVSRALAGSPLISEDTRERIQTLARQFNYTVNSVATDLRSGVKRTIAVVVPYEPGTRQSFADPFLHGMIGALADALTERGYEMLLSRIDAERLDAAASLVDGGRAAGLILIGQWRHHDQLNAMAERGLPLVVWGAKLPRQHYCTVGGDNVQGGRLVAEHLIAQRRQRLVFLGDTGLPEVAQRFRGFTAALKEHGVELRLRANVPFLVESGRQTMAALLDEQADIDGVFASSDLLAMAAIGALRERGRRVPEDVAVVGYDDVELARHFNPPLTTVSQPIHEGGAAMVEQLLAQLAGESVTRARVLDTRLVERESSRAAGSPAHG; from the coding sequence ATGAACCGGCGCGGCACGCCCCCCGACCCGCGCAAGCGCATGCAGATGGCCGACCTGGCCCGGCTGGCCGGGGTCTCGGCCTCCACCGTGTCGCGCGCGCTGGCCGGCAGCCCGCTGATCAGCGAAGACACCCGCGAGCGTATCCAGACCCTGGCGCGCCAGTTCAACTACACCGTCAACAGCGTCGCCACTGACCTGCGCTCCGGCGTCAAGCGCACCATCGCCGTGGTGGTGCCGTACGAACCGGGCACGCGACAGAGCTTCGCCGACCCGTTCCTGCACGGGATGATCGGCGCGCTGGCCGATGCCCTCACCGAACGCGGCTACGAGATGCTGCTGTCGCGCATCGACGCCGAGCGACTGGACGCCGCCGCCTCGCTGGTGGACGGCGGACGCGCCGCAGGGTTGATCCTGATCGGCCAGTGGCGCCACCACGACCAGCTCAACGCAATGGCCGAGCGCGGCCTGCCGCTGGTGGTCTGGGGTGCCAAGCTGCCGCGCCAGCACTACTGCACGGTAGGCGGCGACAACGTGCAGGGTGGCCGGCTGGTGGCCGAACACCTGATCGCGCAGCGCCGGCAACGGCTGGTGTTCCTCGGCGATACCGGCCTGCCCGAGGTGGCCCAGCGCTTTCGTGGCTTCACCGCGGCGCTCAAGGAGCACGGCGTGGAACTCCGGCTGCGCGCCAACGTGCCGTTCCTGGTCGAGAGCGGGCGGCAGACCATGGCCGCCCTGCTCGACGAACAGGCCGACATCGACGGCGTGTTCGCCAGCAGCGACCTGCTGGCAATGGCCGCGATCGGCGCGCTGCGCGAGCGCGGCCGCCGCGTACCCGAGGACGTGGCGGTGGTCGGCTACGACGACGTCGAGCTGGCCCGGCACTTCAATCCCCCGCTCACCACGGTCAGCCAGCCGATCCACGAAGGCGGTGCCGCCATGGTGGAGCAGCTGCTGGCGCAGCTTGCGGGCGAGTCGGTGACTCGCGCCCGGGTGCTGGATACCCGCCTGGTGGAGCGCGAAAGCAGCCGCGCCGCCGGTTCGCCCGCCCACGGTTGA